The Henckelia pumila isolate YLH828 chromosome 2, ASM3356847v2, whole genome shotgun sequence genome includes a window with the following:
- the LOC140882949 gene encoding pumilio homolog 12-like, with protein MFDNNRSAPVPAGYRPTQGIHTQPPVYFLEDLKGKVLWEAMDPDCCHFLRHVLERRRPDGLQMIFSEVKDHICILMLDWYGSYVIEKLYEVCDNEQMEQVVFSVTSDADVLMAVCLNSRGSKSMKKFIECLRTPEQKSHMISIFQSMTVPLVNHKTGVGVIRHCLYIFPEKQTQIFDVIADNLFEIATTESGAFLLREVLNSQVFPPEIRQHILSEIIENVHRLYLEPFGSRVVLHVITVRLEEGVRDIVARLTGAFACMSVNKYGTWIVNELMEIYKKEYTPQIINEIISSSDFPRVLLHPYGKDIIEHAKKHTTGAVLNSLNHQIALHSDHSRSPCHGENVKPKWKI; from the exons ATGTTTGACAATAACAGGTCGGCGCCTGTTCCCGCCGGATACAGGCCAACCCAGGGTATACATACGCAGCCACCTGTTTATTTTTTGGAAGATTTGAAGGGCAAGGTGCTTTGGGAAGCAATGGATCCAGATTGTTGTCACTTCTTGCGTCACGTTCTCGAGAGAAGGAGACCGGATGGCTTGCAAATGATCTTTTCCGAGGTGAAAGatcatatatgtattttgatgctCGATTGGTACGGTAGCTATGTAATCGAAAAGCTTTACGAAGTCTGCGACAACGAACAGATGGAACAGGTGGTTTTCTCAGTCACCTCTGATGCCGATGTACTTATGGCTGTCTGCCTCAACTCTCGAGG ATCAAAGTCTATGAAGAAATTTATAGAGTGTCTCAGGACACCAGAGCAGAAATCCCATATGATATCCATCTTCCAAAGCATGACTGTTCCACTCGTAAACCACAAGACTGGTGTTGGCGTAATTCGACATTGCTTATATATATTCCCTGAAAAACAAACTCAG ATATTTGATGTGATAGCTGATAATCTTTTCGAAATCGCCACCACGGAAAGCGGGGCCTTCCTTCTTCGGGAAGTCCTCAACTCACAAGTCTTTCCACCGGAAATCAGGCAGCATATCCTCTCAGAAATAATAGAAAATGTGCATCGTTTGTATCTTGAGCCATTCGG GAGTCGTGTGGTGCTGCATGTAATAACTGTCAGGTTGGAGGAAGGGGTAAGAGATATAGTAGCCCGGCTGACAGGGGCTTTTGCATGCATGTCTGTGAACAAATATGGAACCTGGATTGTAAATGAATTGATGGAGATATACAAAAAAGAATACACgcctcaaatcatcaatgagatAATATCCAGTTCTGATTTCCCGAGAGTCCTACTTCATCCTTATGGCAAAGATATTATCGAACACGCTAAGAAACACACTACG GGAGCCGTTCTCAATAGTTTGAATCATCAGATCGCCCTACACTCCGATCACTCGCGTAGCCCTTGCCATGGAGAGAACGTTAAGCCAAAATGGAAAATTTAG